Sequence from the Meriones unguiculatus strain TT.TT164.6M chromosome 5, Bangor_MerUng_6.1, whole genome shotgun sequence genome:
AATTTTCCATAACTTACCTATACCGCTCTTCCTGTAAGGTCTGCATTATTAAGGAGTAGTCCCTCTGATAATGTTCCTTGAGGGTCTCGAAGGATTCTTCCAGTCTGGCCTGGGTTTCCCGGATCTCCTGGATCTCATGCAGTAGTGCATCAAACCCTGAGCTCTGCATGTCTAGGGTGTTTGTTTTGGAGCTGGATGCTCCTACAGCAATGCCCCCGGTGGTACTGTTGGCTCCTACTGAGCCTGAAGTGGCACTAGAACAATCTTCCTCACTACCATATTTTGGACTTGACTGAAAGTTTGAAATCACTCCCAAAGCCTTTCCCCCGTCATCCACTTGTCCTTCCTCTAATGAGTCCTTCAGGTTAGGGATGTTGTCTGCACTGCCAAATTTGTTTCGAATCAGTGAGGCAATCTCTCTGGGTTTGGAGACCACAGCCCCTGCTGCTGAATGGGTGGCCTGGGAGAAGCTGGAAAATCCACCTTTGACGCTGTCCACTACACCTTCGCTGAAGCCAGTTACCTTTGCACCCACATCCTTCAGACCCTGGTGCATGTCTCTGAAGACATCCTTGGGCTGCCGGGGGATCCCGTTCTGTTCCACCTCACGGAGCTTGCGATGGTAATGTTCAAGCTTCTTCTGCAGCTGGAGGATGGTCTGTGCAGATTTCTGGTTTTTCTTCTCAAACACCTGTTTGATGCGAGCAGCCTGCTGTTTGTCCGCACTGTTGGCAAGCTTCAAATATTCAGCAACGTTGTCGTCTCGGGCTGTCTGTGCAATCTTGATCTGTTCTGTGAGCTTTAGGATCTTCTGCTGCAGGTGTGCAATGGCAGCTTTTGTACGTTGAGGATCTGGTATTCCATCCACAGACTCTGTGTGGATGCTGCCATCGGTGCTGGAGGCCACGGCACTGGAAGTCTGGGCGAGGCTGCTTACTTCCAAACGCTCGATCTAACATTTGAAAAGCAAGAGGTGGATATTAGAAGCAGCCCAGAATCAATATGCTAAAATGTGCTAAAAATATGTCTATGCTGAACTCTCAGCACAGATGGCTAACCCGCACATCCTCCTGTCCTGTAATAGCCCTGCTGCCCTCCTGGCTAGTCTTTATccagtatttctttaaataacaAAGCTCTCTTTGTTGGTTGAGAACATGAATTAGTTTGCATTCTTATGCATGCTTCTGTTCAGAAGCAATCTATGTAAGACAGCACGTCAAGCTTTTGAATGTAATCCTATGAAAACCATTCTGGTGATCAGACGCCAGAGTCATTCtgagccatactcacagattggtCCCCTGAAAAGGCTAGCAAGAACAGATATTTTGATGATGTGATATAAGCATCCAATTGTTACCACGAGTGTTTGTTTGTGTAAGTCACACCCAGGGTAATGAGATCATTCTCTATTCTTGAGACATTTTGCTGCAATGGGAGACAGGCAAAGGCTAGACTGGGGAGGTGCTGCTGAATGCTATTGAATTAAAGTAACTGTGGTGTACCTGGGAAGACAGTGTGAATAGACAGGGACAGTGAGAGGAATCTTTTTATCTGATAAAAGGCTTGCCTTAGGTAAGAAGCTACAAAGCTCACACACTGTTCTTTCATATGGATGAGAGTCACTACAAGGAATGAAAGAAAGTACAATTGCTCAGACTTAAAAGCTTACATTCCTAAATGTCAAAACAGGTAGCTTAGACTGGAGGATGCCAGCTTTCCTCCACCTGGAAGAGTGCCCTATCTGTGGCTTGTGCTGGTCACGTAGATAAAGTAGGACCCAAAGAAGAAGACTTTACACACTGCTCCATAGAGCAGCAGCCGAAATCTTAGGTCAATAAAAATGCCTGCTTCAAGAGTTAGGTTGTAACTTGGCCATCTGTAGACTAAGGTCATACTCTTTTCTTGGTCCTGAGACAATGTGCCAGTAAGAACTGTACAGAGGACAACCCCTACATGATCATGACCTTACTTACATACCCAGGAAATGCCAATATAGTAACCTGTTGTCTCAAAGTGTCATCTCTCATCTTGTATGTACAGCATCTTATTTTATCATCTGAGCTTTTATAAACATATTTTAGTTCAATCATATTGACTAGGGGTATACTTCAGTGCTGAAGTACTTGTAGGCATATGAGCCCTGGGTGTGATGTCCAatactgggggagggaggaacagagCAAAAACCCAAGAGTATTTTTTAATTCCTATTTCAATGAAACTGAATGTTGGGGCTAGGAATGCAGATCAGTGGAAGAGCCCTGCCTCCCATCCCTAGCACAGCAAGAGATGAAAACCTTCACAGAGACTAGTACGGTGCCTTTTGCATTACTTCCTACTCATAATGCTCCACCTTTGAGGAGCACAGTGGCTAGACACTGCAGAAGGGAGAGGTAGCCAGAATTCCAGATGGACAAGGTATCAAGTGCTCTGAAAACCGCACTCTTCAGTTCTCCAAACTAGTTGCACAAGCTCACCTTTACTGGactttccttctgaatgagatttagaCTCTTAAAAGTACATGATACCATTCTGCTTATTTATGTCCAATAATTAAGCTCAAAATCTACCACAGAATGTATGAAACAGAGATATGAAGAATCCTCAACTAAGCTTCCCTATGCTCAAGTTTATGAATCTGTGAGATTAAAACTAGCCACATTGGGGGCTAGGAGAGATACAAGGGCACTggacatgcatgtggtacacaaacatacaggtaaaacactcatacacataaaaataaatctaaagcaattaaaaaaaactgttagACGCTAGAATCAAAGTTCaaccatttaaaaagaaatcacaataattttcaacaaatgtttatAAATGATCACATTTGATCAGAATTGTGCTTCTTTATaaaataactaactaaaacagATTCCCTTTAATTCTTGTCTTACCTGGGGCCAGTGTGTCCTCCCATGAAGAGTTCCCACATAGATATCAATACACTTGTAAGAGGACAGCTGATACTAGAAACTGGACATCACTGCAATACTCAGGAACAGCCCCTTGAAAAACACccatcctatctatctatctatctatctatctatctatctatctatctatctatctatctatctatctatctatctatctatcagaaagggtttctctgtattgctctggctgtcctggaactctatctgtagaccaggctggccgccaactcagagatctatctgtctctgactcccaagcgctaggattaaagacatgcgccGCCTACCACAGGGCAAAAGGTACCCATTAAAAAAGGTAGAAACTCAGAAGTGGGGCAGGAACTAAGTCCTAAAGGGGAAGTCTGTGCTGCAAGCATGGACACCTGGCCCCAAATCATGAATCTATCAACCAGAAAACAGTTCCTTTGCCATTGGATATAGCTAACAGCAGAACTGGATCCCTAACCCACTCTAGACAACTCAGTTCCAAACGTGAAAAGCATAGTTTTCAAAGGTGACACTAAATAATACCACCCCAAGGTGGTGCAGAGAATCAATCCCTGTGTCATTCACTCAACCACTAAGCTACATAACCAATCCAagactttctcctttttcttacaGCATTTTGATAGCAATAACCCAAGCTGGCCtacactcctcctgcctcaacttacTGAGTAGTGGCACTGCCCTAGAATTTCTTGAAAGGCACAAACATAAAAAAAGCAAGATGACTGACACACTCTGATGCCCTGGTGAAGCACCGACTGGACCAAAGGCTGCTTAACTGTAAAGGAGAGGAAACTCTGATGCAGTCAGGAGGCTGTTTTACGGATGAAGTGAGTCATGAGTATGAAAGTGTTATAACAGCACCTGGCAGAGCAGGCTGTTGGCATTGGCCATCACTGAAATAGCATGTGAGTCGTTCTTATTAAAGATCTCATCATTAATAGATTCCAGATTATACTCACTTCTAAGACATAAAAAAGCAAGGGGTACAAAGAATTCAGAACAAAGGTAAAAAAATTCAACTCAGCAGTAAAGGTCACGTTTTGAAAGTTGGCCTTGTGGTCTAGCCCATGGCCAGATAACCTTCCAAGCTTCATAATAAGCTCAAAACCATTATTACCAATTTGTAAGCAATGGCAAAAAAGCATGTCCCCCAGCCAGCTGTCAGCAGGCAGGAAGAACAAATATATTAAAGATCACTTTTGTCAGTGGATTAATGTACCAGTACAAGCTAGGTTGACAGGAGGGTCACAAGTTGGAAACCAGCCTGTGCTATAAGACAAGGCCTTGTGTAAACCCTACGCAGGTTAGACAAGaaacagacaaagagagacataCAACACACAAGGGCACAAGATAGAGGCAAGAGGATACAGCAGCACACAGCAATATTCCAGAACAAAATACAATGGTTTGAGCCCACTGTGACCTTTCCAAATTCACTAGCTGTGTTTCTGGACTGCCCATGTATTCTCTTGGCGCCTAAGTTTTTCACTTACACAggggtcattttttttcctaaaagtgTTCTGAAAAGATGTTGAATGTATTACAAGTGGGGACTGGGTGTATATAGCAAGTGCTAGAGTGTTTTTTGGTCCAAAAGAGGTCCTGGGGCTTCAGCCCAAGAGCACacactttcttccttctttctctcttttctgctttccttcttcccattttctctttttaagataGAGTCTTATTATGTATTCTTCAGTGGTCaagaacttgctttgcagactaTGCTGGCTTCATATTGAGGCATTCATTCTGCACCTGCCTCTCAGACGGTGGAATTACAGCCTATCAAGCTTAtctcaaataatttttctttttaaaagttttttttttttaatttatgtgtttatttgtgtctATATGCATAGATGCATGTGCTTCAGTGAAGGCCACGTgtgggatccctggagctggagttgtaggtgaGTGCTGGGGACTGCACTCCCATTCTTTCAGGAGCAATATGGAATCTtatccactgatccatctctccaggcctgtcAAATCAATTTTCTTAAGTAGATGGCCTTTTAATTTCTTCTTAGCCTGCCCAGAGGGAATATCTATAAAAAT
This genomic interval carries:
- the Tmcc1 gene encoding transmembrane and coiled-coil domains protein 1 isoform X3, which codes for MEPSLSSETVCCICIERLEVSSLAQTSSAVASSTDGSIHTESVDGIPDPQRTKAAIAHLQQKILKLTEQIKIAQTARDDNVAEYLKLANSADKQQAARIKQVFEKKNQKSAQTILQLQKKLEHYHRKLREVEQNGIPRQPKDVFRDMHQGLKDVGAKVTGFSEGVVDSVKGGFSSFSQATHSAAGAVVSKPREIASLIRNKFGSADNIPNLKDSLEEGQVDDGGKALGVISNFQSSPKYGSEEDCSSATSGSVGANSTTGGIAVGASSSKTNTLDMQSSGFDALLHEIQEIRETQARLEESFETLKEHYQRDYSLIMQTLQEERYRCERLEEQLNDLTELHQNEILNLKQELASMEEKIAYQSYERARDIQEALEACQTRISKMELQQQQQQVVQLEGLENATARNLLGKLINILLAVMAVLLVFVSTVANCVVPLMKTRNRTFSTLLLVAFIAFLWKHWDALFSYVDRLFSPPR
- the Tmcc1 gene encoding transmembrane and coiled-coil domains protein 1 isoform X5, with the translated sequence MEPSLSSETIERLEVSSLAQTSSAVASSTDGSIHTESVDGIPDPQRTKAAIAHLQQKILKLTEQIKIAQTARDDNVAEYLKLANSADKQQAARIKQVFEKKNQKSAQTILQLQKKLEHYHRKLREVEQNGIPRQPKDVFRDMHQGLKDVGAKVTGFSEGVVDSVKGGFSSFSQATHSAAGAVVSKPREIASLIRNKFGSADNIPNLKDSLEEGQVDDGGKALGVISNFQSSPKYGSEEDCSSATSGSVGANSTTGGIAVGASSSKTNTLDMQSSGFDALLHEIQEIRETQARLEESFETLKEHYQRDYSLIMQTLQEERYRCERLEEQLNDLTELHQNEILNLKQELASMEEKIAYQSYERARDIQEALEACQTRISKMELQQQQQQVVQLEGLENATARNLLGKLINILLAVMAVLLVFVSTVANCVVPLMKTRNRTFSTLLLVAFIAFLWKHWDALFSYVDRLFSPPR
- the Tmcc1 gene encoding transmembrane and coiled-coil domains protein 1 isoform X2, with the protein product MKRGTSLHSRRGKSEAPKGSPQINRKSGQEVAAVIQSGRPRSSSTTDAPTSSSVIEIACAAAVCVPGEEVTTERIERLEVSSLAQTSSAVASSTDGSIHTESVDGIPDPQRTKAAIAHLQQKILKLTEQIKIAQTARDDNVAEYLKLANSADKQQAARIKQVFEKKNQKSAQTILQLQKKLEHYHRKLREVEQNGIPRQPKDVFRDMHQGLKDVGAKVTGFSEGVVDSVKGGFSSFSQATHSAAGAVVSKPREIASLIRNKFGSADNIPNLKDSLEEGQVDDGGKALGVISNFQSSPKYGSEEDCSSATSGSVGANSTTGGIAVGASSSKTNTLDMQSSGFDALLHEIQEIRETQARLEESFETLKEHYQRDYSLIMQTLQEERYRCERLEEQLNDLTELHQNEILNLKQELASMEEKIAYQSYERARDIQEALEACQTRISKMELQQQQQQVVQLEGLENATARNLLGKLINILLAVMAVLLVFVSTVANCVVPLMKTRNRTFSTLLLVAFIAFLWKHWDALFSYVDRLFSPPR
- the Tmcc1 gene encoding transmembrane and coiled-coil domains protein 1 isoform X4, with protein sequence MVQRFSLRRQLSKIERLEVSSLAQTSSAVASSTDGSIHTESVDGIPDPQRTKAAIAHLQQKILKLTEQIKIAQTARDDNVAEYLKLANSADKQQAARIKQVFEKKNQKSAQTILQLQKKLEHYHRKLREVEQNGIPRQPKDVFRDMHQGLKDVGAKVTGFSEGVVDSVKGGFSSFSQATHSAAGAVVSKPREIASLIRNKFGSADNIPNLKDSLEEGQVDDGGKALGVISNFQSSPKYGSEEDCSSATSGSVGANSTTGGIAVGASSSKTNTLDMQSSGFDALLHEIQEIRETQARLEESFETLKEHYQRDYSLIMQTLQEERYRCERLEEQLNDLTELHQNEILNLKQELASMEEKIAYQSYERARDIQEALEACQTRISKMELQQQQQQVVQLEGLENATARNLLGKLINILLAVMAVLLVFVSTVANCVVPLMKTRNRTFSTLLLVAFIAFLWKHWDALFSYVDRLFSPPR